In Mytilus edulis chromosome 3, xbMytEdul2.2, whole genome shotgun sequence, the genomic window CACCACATGAAGTATTCATTTACAAGAAAGCAGACTGGGAAAACAATTggaaaagatttaaaagaaatatacacACATATGGAAAAACACAAATTAGAACTTGATAGAGACAATATgtggaatttatttttaaaagaacaacAGAAAGTATCCAAAAGCATATACCAACTAAGCTAATAGGTAATAAAACCCACCTACCATAGATagattcaaaattgaaaaaaaactgataaataagaaaaagaaattatataaaaagaaaaacatgattaatacaCCTATTCTCAGAATAAGTGTCCACGCTTGTGAAATCCTTGTCGCTGATGCCCGAGGGGAGTATTACAGCATATATCTGtcaattattgtgatttttatacgaagatatatataatttaatgatttcaatcaATTTATTTGACTTGCCTACATTAGTTCAGTAAAATTTTAGTGTCGAAAGTACGCTAATTTCACCAAAAATGCATGTCGCCAGGCATAGGGCTATAATGAAACAACTGCCAAATAAAAACCAATCTATAGTTCTGAACAATGTAAAGTGTTTTCTTGTAGCATATTAACGTTACAACAAAGTGAAAAAAACAGTTCTCattcaaatatatacattttttcaatacaCCTTTTTTTCTGATGTCGCCGAAAACTATGTAATCTACGTTGTTAAGcttaaaatttatacaattttactaCATATAGTATTTAACGAATGTTAACTAGAccaaacttattttaaaagtattgctGTTAAACATATGTACAAACTTTGTCTTGAaattcattgaaatatttttttttacattttatgaaaccTAAAACGAGCGTTGCTATAAGCTTGTAAGTTACGTTATAGCGATTACTAACATAAGTATGTGAATTAATGCTTATTGTTTGCCTGAAAAGGTACACCTTATTGTAAAGACCAATTAAATACCCGGTGTTTTAGATTTGAGGCTTTAGAACTTGctgaaaaattgaaaatagatgGTGGTTGTAATTTACGTTTTGTAAATTACGTTACCTGCTATACAATATGACAATAAAACGCGACGTTAGTACGGAAATTTTGACGTTATTCTACCGCCAGTGGTTCTTTGTTTTCATATTTCGTCTGACGTCATATAAGGAAAGCGTCATTTGACCTTCAAGgtttttcaaaatatatgaatGTGGAATACTCAGCTTAAATTCAGGTAAGGAGTTTATATTGTCTTTCGTTGTGATTCAagattatatataaagttaaatgcatATTTATCAAACCTTTTGTGATGCATTCATTAGAGGCTATAAGCATTTACAGCatgtattttcaatttaaaaacacTAGAAAAATTGGTAATTTACGTGATCAGTAGTGTCCGAATGTTATGACTACAAATAAGGTACAAAGAAGTTAGCATcccaaaaatttataaaaatagacaTAATTGTTCATGAATTTTGCAAACTTAttccatacaccttatcgctatttgtccgccattgctggaaatcacacaggttcccgtaaaattttgacgtcataaaacaaaatgtctgacgccacaatggaaaagtgattgttgttgacgtcaaaagttcaagcggacgggtcagccgggaatagcgataaggtgtattgtgtatCCAGATGTGTAAATATATTGCATATTTGCTCCTTTGAATCCCTGATAACGTAGCTTACTTATGGCTACAGAAAGGCTTAtaatttataacatttctttTGCTGTGTCAAGTCAAACATGTTTTGAAAGCATGTAAACAACAGCAAGGGTGTTTATCGTTATTTTAACGGCTTCATTGCTATTTAATTTCCAAGTATCCTCTCATTTAACGTGTGCAAAATGTTATAACGTAGACTACACAACTTGATAACGTAGATTACGCATTCTTATTAAGAGTATATCAAAGAATTTCTACCATCATTTCAGATAGCTGGCTTTATAATGCTGTAGTTAATTTGTGTTCTGTtgatttaatcaaattttattttattttcagaaatggGAAAATCAAAGGCTGAAATTCAGAAAGCCTATAGAGAGCGAAAAAAACAGAAAGAAGGAGAAGCTTATcttaaaaaagaaagagaaagaGTCAAAGGATACTATGTGCCAATAGAAGAAAAGCCACAAAGAAAGGCAAATGAAAGGCGTAAAAAGGTTCGTGAATGGGTTCGACAACATAGGCTAAAGAAAAAGAATCTTACCAAAACAGTAGCTAATAATTTGGAGCAAACCAAAACAGTAGCTAATAACTTGGAGCAATGTTCAGAAATATCATCATCATCAGATGTCACATCTACAGTTAACATTGTGACTGAACAATTGATAGTTAAGTTACCGTCACTGGCTACAAAGAAAAGAACCAGAACTAGAGTAAATCGTGCCAACGCCAAACATAGAAGAACAATAGCAGACCTGACAGACAAAAATGAACTACTCAATAGAAAAATTAGGACCGTATCAAAGCGATATCAGAGATTAATAAACAGGGAAAAGAAAACACAAACTATCATAAGAAATCCTACTACATCATCCTCCTCCAGAAATAGCCCTTCTACATCAACATCAATTGCTCTGACACCTAGAAAAAGAACTATACAAGAAATCAGAGAAGAGGGTCTGACACCACATAAGGTTCCAAAAAAGATCCAGGAAAAACTACTCTTTGCAAATGTTATAACAGAAGAGATAGGGGCTGCTTGGAAATCAAATGGGTTGAAGGGAAAACACGTTTTGAAGAAAATTGTTAACGGAGAAATAATCAAGAAGTACAAGATGAAGAAAATGTTAGGCATCAAATCCGGAATAAGACGTCATCACTTCAAGGCCACAGTGTGTTCCAACAAATTGCTCTCTTTTCCTTTATTGAGGAAGCGTGTAGAATCAAGAGAAATACTTCGTGGAGACGTCGTCACATTCTTAGAAAGAGACGATAATAGCAGAATGATGCCTGGCAAAAAcgataaaaagaaaactgaaaCCGGTCATATACAAAAAAGAGTTCTTAACGACAGCATGTTATTTTTGCATCTCAAATTCAAAACTGAGTCACCGAAGAAAATTTCACTTGCTACCTTCTGTCGTTTGAGACCAAAGCATATATGCCTGACCAAACATTTAAGTAGAAATAAATGCCTCTGCCAAAAGCACCAAAACATGGCGTTAGCCCTTAAGAACATGAAAACGTCAGGTGCCAACGTAACCATCAATCCCGATGAATTTGTAAGGCAGCTAAAAGACAAGCCACTCCCAGAGATACTCTCAGAAATTCGAAATGAAAATGTCAGGTATGAACAGTGGAAAAAGGTTGAGATGGCAGAtggcaaaaaaagaacaaaaattgtTGAGAGAGAGGAAACAAGGGACAGCTTCATTTCAATTGTACATACTCAAGTTCGTGATTTTCAAGAACACGTGTCAAGAGTTCGACTTCAATACCAAGCCTTAAacaatctgaaagaaaatttaccgtgtgaaaatgtaatcgtgcAGATGGACTTTGCCGAAAACTTTTCATGTACTTCAGCCGATGAAGTTCAGAGTGCATATTGGAATTCGAGTGCTGTTACCCTACATCCAGTTGTTGTTTATTTCAAGAACGAACAGAAGGaacttgaacataaaaactatgtCTTCGTTTCCGACGATCTTGGGCACAACATAGGATCTGTTTATACCATCATTCAAAAGCTTTTGTCTGAAATAAAGAATCATGTCAATAATCTGAAGGTTGTTCACTACTGGACAGATAGTCCAAGTTCACAATATCGTAACAAGACGGCCTTCTACATTGTGTCtgatcataaaaatatatttggtgtCAATGCCATTTGGAACTATTTTGAAACCGGGCACGGAAAAGGGCCATGCGATGGCATTGGGGGAACATCAAAACGTACCGCAGACCTCGCCGTCAGACAAGGAAAAATAACAGTACAGGATGCACCTGAGTACTTTGAAAGAGTGCAAAAGCACCACACGAGTGCTAAATACATTTATTACAATTCAACAGAATGCACAGATAGCAGGTTAGAGATTTCAGAGTTCAACAAACACATAATTCCATTGAAGGGAACAATGCAGGTCCACTGTATGGTTGGTGTATCTAAAGGTATAGTCAAGACGACCGTGACTTCCTGTTACTGTGAGGAATGTTTGATAGGTAATTTCCATGATTACTCAGAGTCAAACATATTGAAAGGAGAGAATGCTGGTCGTGTTGTAGTACCAGAAAAAGAGgccaatataaatcaaaatgagCATGTTGAAACAGCTGAAGTCGAAGCTGACAGGATTGAGATACTCATCGCCGTCGACCAATTTGTTGCGGCAATATATGATAATGCATGGCACGTTGGAAAAATAACAGACATCGATGAAACTGATAAAGAATGTCAAGTTAATTTTTTGCGGCCAAGTCAAGGAAGGAATACTGGAAATCCTTTGTATAAATGGCCAAATCCAGAAGACAAAATATGGTTACAGGTCACAGACATATTGTGTAACATTAGAGAGCCCAATAAAGTTGGACGGAGTGGTCGAAGCTTTGAAATTGATCCTCAGGACTATAGAAATGCCTGTAGTTTGTTACAGTTAAGATCTAATACTTAAACAGATGCTTAAAAACTGAAAATCAAGAAAGAAcgttctttttttataaagtgtaatttacgttatatttgtaaaacatttacaGTTTAATGATAAAACACCCAAAATGTTGttacaatatttcttttttcatacattttgaaaGAATTCAGGAAGAAGGATGAAACAATCCTGATTATGAGAGAATTTTTCTTTGTAAGATACGTTACAGTTTTGTGTAATTTACGTTATTGTTTCATTGTTGGCAATCCAAGTTTgttatgaaaacattttaaaaagatgtgTAGTAATTATTTTTTCATCAGATGAGAGGCAATACACAACATGTAGAGTGTTTGCATACACTGAGCATGTTTTTAATACTGAAAATGTAAGCTGTCATATTATTGTCATGTTTTATACCAAATTTTTATCAGTTTATATTTCgatccaatgtttttttttaataggaatTTTGAGGAGAAACTTTTACAGTTATTTGACTGTATTATTATCAGTTTATTTAGCCATTGAAAACtattcaaatttacaaaatatgtttgaactaTTCATTTGAATCTATGCATAAGTACCTGAAACGTAGATTACAGCATACTCTATACCCATATTTTGgcattgtattttcttttttatttctattggtTGAGATCTGCCGTTTTGCATTTTGATTTGTTGTATgcttatgtttgaaataaaatataaatattgatgtttgttacaactttttgaattaGAAATTATTTTCCAACCGTGGACACTTATTCTGagaaacatatttgaaaattcaaacaaattaaaacacaattACAGAAAGAGATGAGAATTGTGCCTATTGGAATTATATCGAAAACATGATTTTTGACATTGAAAAACAAGAGACTGAAAATCCGAGATTTAACAAACAACCTTACTTAAAAAAATCTGTTCATACATAAAAGGTCAAAACAATGAAAACACTGGTATTGTACCTCTTAGGAGTGAAGGTTTACTTTATACAGATCCCTTGAAAAAAAGCTAATAACAATTTAAATCAGCTTTTACATCCGAGACTAATGCAGTTATCCCTGACAAAGGTCCATCAACACATCCAATGATGgacaacatatatatagatatcaaCAGAGAAGGCatctataaattaattaaaaatataaatccaAAAAAGGCAACTGGACTAGATAACGTTACTGGAATAGTGCTAAAAGAAAACATCAACACATGCACAGACATACTCACtctaacttttacaaaattaatgCAAACAGGAAAAGTACCTCGTGATTGGAACCATGCAAATGTAACACTGGATTTCAAAAAAGGAGACAAACATCATCCtggttaggcagcaaccatttgattttctgggaaaaaaatgtttgtttctccctcagctgccactatatgtaatgcttaaATTGGAAGAAAAacattgttttcgacttgtcacaaaaaaatagattgttcctCAGGGCACTGTATTAGGTCCAATACTATTTTTAATATACATTAATGACTTACCTGGCTATTTACATCACAGTCAAATCAGGCTCTTTGCTGACGATACCATCATTTACCGACAGATTAAATCAACGTCAGATTGCCTTACACTCCAGGAAAATCTAGAAGGGACAATCAAATGGGAACAAGACTGGCTAATGCAGTTCCACCCTGACAAATGTAACATACTTCGAGTGATCACAAAGAAAACACCTAGCCATTTTTATTATAACATGCACGGTCACATTCTTGAGTCAGttgaaaatgcaaaatatttaggTATACCTGTATCATAAAATGGAACAAACACATTCAGAACATGACATCAAAAGCAAATAAGACCCTTGGATTCATCAGAAGAAATTTAAAGATAAACTCAGTAAACATCAAAGACCGAGCATACCAAACCCTTATTATACCAAAACTCGAATACTGCTGCACTATCTGGGACCTTTACACAACAGttctttatatttaaagtttTCGATTTTATATAGATGGAATTCTTTGGctccaatatattttttttaaaggattgaAAATGTATTGGGCACTAGTttgagtttataaaaaaaatcatacgaaATATTTACTAACTTGTTAACACAATTTAAGAGATCAGACACATTTTAGTGACACTGTCAAATTTCAGATTTTTCGAAGCCATATGGGCATGCTTATTTTGGTGTATGCGGAACGCGCCTTTCAATCAAGTACCTCGTCAGTAGGCTGAAACCGGCAGCTACGGAGAATCAAACAATAGAAACTatataaatacagttttattCAGGTAAAGGCGGAGCATTATAagcaatggattttttttttcaccgtGAAATTTACTGATGTCAAAAGGCAAATAAAACATAGTCTCCATGATATAAGAATCTTTATGTCgagtttattattaaaattacatATCTACCTTCTTACTGTTGTGGTATTTGTTCTAAGACAACGTACGATTAATAGCTAGACCGTCCCAAAATCTAACATTTCACGTCACTGCTAAGATAAGAATAAAAATACTTCAGCATTCTCTTTTTCTAATTACCAAGCATTATAAGTTATCACAATACCAAATGACATTTATTCATCTTTAATTGTACCATATGTGAAGCGGTATTACAATCgagttatatattttatgtattttttctgAGAAAATATTAATTCTaactatattttcatttttattttcattagacATGATAGCTACGGATATTATTACAATTACATGCAATCACGCCCATAATTCCGCAATAACATTTGTACTGGACACCCATGCAGCGAAAGGTAATAAACTTTTATCTTGCTATTCACCGTCCAAGAAAAATATCGACCCTACAAGTTTTTTCTCGGTAAGAAGAACCATTTTGAGAAAAGAACATGTGAAGTAATCTCCAGTAGGATCCTGTAGTTCATTTCATAAGGGGAAACCCTGGTCGTGGTGTCGAATGGTGATCTAATACCAGAATTGTTACACTTGTGGAATATCTCGTAAAATATTGGCGTATAACGAACctagttttcttttgttttattttgttacataaGTTTTGCACAAATATAGTTTGGTAAACTGCAATTAACCTGGTGGCATTTTAAAACGTTTTTCGTTTAAAGACAAAGAACAGGATAACAGATTGAATATATTCTGTCtatacctatattttggcattgcactagattttctctgactgttaaatAAGTTTTTACTAAATCCATTATattttggatgtgtactgattttgTATATTAGTCTTAGATACATTAATTTTtaggcagcagtccttttgcgccaattgctgtttttcaggggtatcatttgcgcctaattttgttttccaaatgtatcaattgcgccaattttcggaactcatttgcgccaattttacCTGTACACATGTATTTCATAAGTATTAACTGAGACTACGAGACTactatatagtagtctcaggtattaatgataaatatatatttattcttatttttggcttaaaaagtatcaaATGTTTGGAGATATTTCACCAAGAAaatgagcatctggagagaaatgacttaaaatgcattagacagtcaatgtacagagagagaataaaacttattgctttgctgaatatttataCAAGATATGtcaaaaagagaagaaaatagaagcttttgctgattatgttttagccacatatgttgatgacacagtgctttgTTCCAGTCATGCGAATGGGTTGAAACTATCTACCACAAgagacaggggcggatccaggattttgtaAAGGGGgcgaagttttaaaaaaaaattgggacctttttggggctaaaaacataaaataagtgtaatatgCACTTTTCAAACGGTTACTggcgtggggcatgtatattttgtagttgctgcaaagtgtaagggttggataTTTTCGATGCTGTATTCTCTCTATTGATTGTCTATCATATAATGATAGTATGGACCCAAAGCTATGAACTGATaaatttgatgtgggacttgtcaaTAGCCtgaaaaatagacatggaaaattctcgctgTTTTGTTGTAAGCTAGTTAAGTTATCATAActtcacagatttcttgttgtaaacaagatatacgccggggtattcaatgaaatttacaatacggcCGGCAcaagttaaaaaagacaaacaagcaatttctTATCCAAATGTTTTGTTGAAAAGTTTAACccaacaaaattaagggaagtgaggggttccaaatcaaccaaaggctGAGAATGAGTCTGAAttaatgacaacgaatttatgaatgacggtcgacaaatggagacataaaggccacacccatCAGGaaggttgcagtctggtcttgaaaaaatcagttcggcgaaacagacattccgttcagacatgcaaacccctgccaccaaaaaaaaaaatgcccgtttttattcatcatgttcatttaatgctaaataattctgttggaaatttttgtttctaatagcaaaaacaGTGGACATGATTATTGTTGTCAATCCAGATACAGCCAGAATTTTTGTTTATGgcaaaaatcagttattttttttcactcaaatatctcagactgtctcctcaaatcaaatggttcgtaccttagcctttaaatatatctatagagcttatactgactggggatcattattcagctatgttattttaaaattggctggggcgtttggggttaaacatgttttcgtaggtaaataatattgccatgGAATTTTTTTTCATGTGGATGTAATATGTAATAGTCTATAGATTGcttggtggaatagtgaaatagaagttaatgcgttcttgctcaatcctgtgtcgctttaaaggtgtcatgattgtcatcccCAGCCTAAGCAATGTGTCACTGTTATTTGAATTTCAGAATGACTAAGCGACGTTTTTTTTCGACGCACTGTTCAACCCCACCATAGAGAATGACATGACTTTGTCAAT contains:
- the LOC139517626 gene encoding uncharacterized protein; its protein translation is MGKSKAEIQKAYRERKKQKEGEAYLKKERERVKGYYVPIEEKPQRKANERRKKVREWVRQHRLKKKNLTKTVANNLEQTKTVANNLEQCSEISSSSDVTSTVNIVTEQLIVKLPSLATKKRTRTRVNRANAKHRRTIADLTDKNELLNRKIRTVSKRYQRLINREKKTQTIIRNPTTSSSSRNSPSTSTSIALTPRKRTIQEIREEGLTPHKVPKKIQEKLLFANVITEEIGAAWKSNGLKGKHVLKKIVNGEIIKKYKMKKMLGIKSGIRRHHFKATVCSNKLLSFPLLRKRVESREILRGDVVTFLERDDNSRMMPGKNDKKKTETGHIQKRVLNDSMLFLHLKFKTESPKKISLATFCRLRPKHICLTKHLSRNKCLCQKHQNMALALKNMKTSGANVTINPDEFVRQLKDKPLPEILSEIRNENVRYEQWKKVEMADGKKRTKIVEREETRDSFISIVHTQVRDFQEHVSRVRLQYQALNNLKENLPCENVIVQMDFAENFSCTSADEVQSAYWNSSAVTLHPVVVYFKNEQKELEHKNYVFVSDDLGHNIGSVYTIIQKLLSEIKNHVNNLKVVHYWTDSPSSQYRNKTAFYIVSDHKNIFGVNAIWNYFETGHGKGPCDGIGGTSKRTADLAVRQGKITVQDAPEYFERVQKHHTSAKYIYYNSTECTDSRLEISEFNKHIIPLKGTMQVHCMVGVSKGIVKTTVTSCYCEECLIGNFHDYSESNILKGENAGRVVVPEKEANINQNEHVETAEVEADRIEILIAVDQFVAAIYDNAWHVGKITDIDETDKECQVNFLRPSQGRNTGNPLYKWPNPEDKIWLQVTDILCNIREPNKVGRSGRSFEIDPQDYRNACSLLQLRSNT